In Dehalogenimonas etheniformans, one genomic interval encodes:
- a CDS encoding acyl-CoA thioesterase has product MEHYKLILPEHLNHDGFLFGGNMLKWIDEFAYITANHDFPGNRFVTIALDNVTFHHPVASGEIIRFEVTRSRVGRTSVQYQVRVFGTRRQASPETILFETHITFVNVDSDGKKQPILVPLAM; this is encoded by the coding sequence TTGGAGCACTATAAGCTGATTCTGCCTGAGCACCTCAACCACGACGGCTTCCTGTTCGGCGGCAACATGCTGAAATGGATAGACGAGTTTGCCTACATCACCGCCAATCACGATTTTCCGGGCAACCGCTTTGTCACCATAGCATTGGATAACGTGACCTTCCATCATCCAGTAGCCAGTGGCGAGATCATCCGGTTCGAGGTCACCCGTTCCAGGGTCGGCAGGACTTCGGTCCAATACCAGGTCAGGGTTTTCGGGACCCGGCGGCAGGCCAGCCCGGAGACCATCCTGTTCGAGACCCACATTACCTTTGTAAATGTCGATTCCGATGGCAAGAAACAGCCGATTCTGGTACCGCTTGCAATGTAA
- a CDS encoding sensor histidine kinase, whose product MTSTSIRSLILFTVVAIAAVLTVVGFIRGFSLTLLIAGVASAATAAVSMYFFVPSMTEDELELEMAMKKLGGGEPPDKLRLVAIGELADLKHTFNEMTKQLGDRLRSLESENSRLELMMDNVADAIFVVNRYSEVTKVNDTATKMFGLGSNAVGRTFIDVIRDHEFDALVKACLASGTRQQGSVEIRSNRRFFEVTVTPPKNEPGAVVVVRDLTEIKRLERVRRDFVANISHELRTPLASLKLLAETLKGGAIEDQSVAADFLNRIEVETDKLTQMVRELGELSRIESGEAPLSKKPLDLGPFINKVTERMKPQSDRAELVLSVDVTPGLRPVQADADRIEQVLVNLLHNAIKFTPAGGRIIVSAYPKNGNAIEIAVKDTGIGISAEDLPRIFERFYKADKARGGGGTGLGLAIAKHIVKAHGGEIRAESVPGQGSTFYFTLPR is encoded by the coding sequence TTGACCAGCACTTCCATCCGGAGCCTTATCCTGTTTACCGTGGTGGCTATTGCCGCGGTATTGACCGTCGTAGGCTTTATACGCGGTTTCAGTCTGACCCTCCTCATCGCAGGTGTCGCTTCGGCGGCGACGGCGGCGGTATCTATGTACTTTTTTGTGCCGTCGATGACCGAGGACGAACTCGAGCTTGAGATGGCGATGAAAAAGCTGGGCGGCGGCGAGCCTCCGGATAAGCTGAGGCTGGTGGCCATCGGCGAACTGGCTGACTTGAAACATACCTTTAACGAGATGACCAAGCAACTGGGCGACCGGCTCAGGTCGCTCGAGTCCGAGAATAGCCGGCTTGAGCTTATGATGGACAACGTGGCAGACGCCATCTTTGTCGTAAACCGCTATAGCGAGGTCACCAAGGTGAACGATACGGCCACAAAAATGTTCGGCCTGGGATCCAATGCGGTCGGGCGGACATTTATCGATGTCATCCGAGACCATGAATTCGATGCCCTGGTGAAGGCGTGCCTGGCTTCCGGGACGCGCCAGCAAGGCTCGGTTGAAATCCGCTCCAATCGCAGATTCTTTGAGGTAACGGTAACGCCGCCGAAAAACGAACCCGGAGCAGTGGTCGTCGTCCGGGACCTGACCGAGATCAAGCGCCTCGAAAGGGTAAGGCGGGATTTTGTGGCCAACATCTCGCATGAACTCAGGACTCCGCTCGCCTCGCTGAAACTGCTCGCCGAAACCTTGAAGGGCGGCGCCATCGAGGATCAGTCTGTGGCTGCAGATTTCCTGAACAGGATAGAGGTGGAAACGGACAAGTTGACCCAGATGGTGCGCGAATTGGGTGAACTATCGCGTATCGAGAGCGGGGAGGCGCCTCTTTCCAAAAAGCCACTGGACCTCGGCCCGTTCATCAACAAAGTCACCGAACGCATGAAGCCTCAATCCGACAGAGCGGAACTGGTGTTGTCGGTCGACGTAACTCCCGGCTTAAGGCCGGTCCAGGCTGACGCCGACCGTATCGAGCAGGTGCTGGTTAACCTGCTCCACAACGCCATCAAGTTCACCCCGGCCGGCGGGCGGATCATCGTTTCGGCATATCCCAAAAATGGAAACGCCATCGAGATAGCCGTCAAGGACACCGGAATCGGGATTTCCGCCGAAGACCTGCCGCGCATCTTCGAAAGATTCTACAAGGCGGATAAAGCCCGCGGCGGGGGAGGCACCGGCCTGGGGCTGGCCATTGCCAAGCACATCGTCAAAGCTCACGGCGGCGAGATCCGCGCCGAGAGTGTCCCTGGGCAGGGCTCGACCTTCTATTTCACGCTGCCTCGGTAG
- a CDS encoding response regulator transcription factor, with translation MPKIAVVEDDRTLADLLRYNLNRDGFAVVTAADGNSGLDLIRREKPDAVIMDVMLPGIDGFEATRLLRRESHVPVLMLTARSDEIDKVLGLELGADDYLTKPFSMRELLARVKVMLRRDETAKREQGPVETSTIRSGEIELDPVRHVLLVSGAAVETTPKEFDLLQFLMTNKGQVFSREGLLDRVWGYDYPGDSRTVDVHIRWLRQKIEADPSHPKHLLTVRGFGYKFEE, from the coding sequence ATGCCTAAAATCGCTGTCGTCGAAGACGACCGGACTCTTGCCGACCTACTCAGATACAACCTGAACCGGGACGGCTTCGCGGTGGTCACCGCCGCCGACGGCAATTCAGGACTGGACCTTATCCGCCGCGAAAAGCCGGATGCCGTCATCATGGACGTCATGCTGCCGGGGATAGACGGTTTTGAAGCCACTCGTTTATTACGCCGGGAATCTCACGTGCCGGTGCTGATGCTGACGGCCAGGAGTGACGAAATAGACAAGGTCCTAGGGCTGGAACTGGGCGCCGACGATTACCTGACCAAGCCGTTTTCAATGCGGGAACTACTGGCCAGGGTCAAGGTGATGCTCCGCCGGGACGAGACAGCTAAGCGCGAACAGGGCCCCGTCGAGACTTCGACGATCAGATCCGGGGAGATCGAGCTCGATCCCGTCAGGCACGTTCTCCTGGTTTCGGGCGCTGCTGTCGAGACCACACCCAAAGAATTCGACCTGCTCCAGTTCCTGATGACCAATAAAGGCCAGGTGTTTTCTCGCGAAGGCCTCCTGGACCGGGTCTGGGGTTACGACTACCCGGGCGACAGCCGCACGGTGGATGTCCACATCCGCTGGCTGCGGCAAAAAATAGAAGCCGATCCTTCCCACCCGAAACACCTTCTCACGGTGCGGGGATTCGGCTACAAATTCGAGGAATGA
- a CDS encoding rhomboid family intramembrane serine protease translates to MYRYNRPLWQEPLFILIAINVVVWLIELSSPGLAANLGLFRPSFLSEPWTAVTSMFIHDPYGFTHILFNMIALYFFGTYLIQIVGERMMLAVYFIGGIIGSIFFWLLGPVNGLAYGASGAIFALGGALAVLRPQTKVFVFPIPAPLPLWVAVIGGALILSFIPGVAWQAHLGGLLTGMVFGYFVSKGRVRF, encoded by the coding sequence ATGTACCGTTATAACCGTCCCTTGTGGCAGGAACCCCTGTTTATCCTCATCGCGATCAATGTGGTGGTGTGGCTCATCGAGTTGAGTTCACCCGGGCTGGCGGCGAATCTAGGCCTTTTCCGTCCTTCGTTTCTCTCCGAACCCTGGACCGCTGTTACCAGTATGTTCATCCATGATCCCTACGGCTTTACCCACATACTTTTCAATATGATCGCCCTTTACTTCTTCGGCACCTACCTTATCCAGATCGTTGGCGAACGAATGATGTTGGCGGTCTACTTCATCGGCGGCATCATCGGCAGCATTTTCTTCTGGCTCCTCGGACCGGTCAACGGTCTGGCTTACGGCGCTTCCGGCGCTATCTTCGCCCTGGGCGGCGCTCTAGCGGTGCTGAGGCCGCAGACCAAGGTTTTCGTATTCCCGATTCCCGCCCCGTTGCCGCTTTGGGTAGCCGTTATCGGCGGAGCCTTGATATTGTCATTCATCCCCGGCGTGGCCTGGCAGGCTCACCTCGGTGGGTTGTTGACCGGCATGGTTTTTGGTTATTTCGTAAGCAAGGGGCGGGTCCGTTTTTAA
- a CDS encoding response regulator has product MTAKILIADDQAPIRSLISTVLSKDYQVIQANTGTEALNMARQEKPDLVIMDILMPGMDGLTVCTQLKADPATAKIPVLMLTIIDYELNRKFAENLGADGYVTKPFTAEQLRQAVSSHLNPVSRVDTTG; this is encoded by the coding sequence ATGACCGCGAAAATTCTTATCGCTGACGACCAGGCGCCAATTCGCAGCTTGATTTCGACTGTCCTCAGCAAAGACTACCAGGTAATCCAGGCCAATACTGGCACTGAAGCCTTGAATATGGCCCGCCAGGAAAAACCCGATCTGGTTATCATGGACATATTGATGCCGGGCATGGACGGCCTGACGGTTTGCACCCAGCTCAAGGCTGACCCTGCGACAGCGAAAATTCCCGTCCTGATGTTGACCATCATAGATTATGAACTTAATCGCAAGTTCGCCGAAAACCTCGGCGCGGACGGCTATGTCACCAAGCCTTTCACCGCGGAGCAGCTAAGACAGGCGGTCTCAAGCCACCTCAATCCCGTCTCTCGAGTCGACACCACGGGTTAA
- a CDS encoding secondary thiamine-phosphate synthase enzyme YjbQ, with protein MLDRFSFRTSAKIEFLDITSKIQNAVDNHQVEKGTCIIFVPHTTAGITVNENADPAVLRDLKREIQRLNPQRADFEHSEGNSPAHVAASLTGHSLTAFIEGGRLVLGTWQAIYLAEFDGPRQREVLVKILPDV; from the coding sequence GTGTTGGACAGGTTTTCATTCCGCACCTCGGCTAAAATTGAATTCCTGGATATCACTAGCAAGATTCAGAACGCCGTCGACAACCACCAAGTCGAAAAAGGGACATGTATCATTTTCGTTCCCCACACCACCGCCGGAATTACCGTGAACGAAAATGCGGACCCGGCGGTGTTGCGTGACCTGAAACGCGAGATCCAGCGCCTGAACCCGCAGAGAGCCGATTTCGAACATTCTGAGGGTAATTCCCCCGCCCATGTTGCAGCCAGTCTCACCGGGCATTCATTGACTGCGTTCATCGAGGGCGGCCGGTTAGTCCTTGGCACCTGGCAGGCAATCTACCTGGCGGAGTTCGACGGGCCGCGCCAGCGGGAAGTCCTGGTTAAGATCCTCCCCGACGTCTAG
- the ligD gene encoding non-homologous end-joining DNA ligase translates to MPQKIKTSLDGHEIELTNLEKVFFPDGTTKSDLIRYYLKIAPVMLPHLEGRPLSFQRFPDGVEAEGFFQKQAPSSYPSWITRISQGQREIVDYASADSAADLVYFAQQAVIVLHTALARGDKADYPDLMIFDLDPQTDSFEPVRQTAFGFKEFLDDLGLKSYLKVTGGRGLHVTVPLDRSDNFETVHNFALRVARFYQSRHPDDTTTEMSKAKRGNRVFIDVNRNHFSQTAVAPYSVRARKTPSVAAPITWEELEKPGLKPDGYTIGNVFELLKRRPDPWKGIYKKGQSVKEATGKLKKLES, encoded by the coding sequence ATGCCTCAGAAAATCAAGACCAGCCTCGACGGGCATGAAATCGAACTGACCAACCTTGAGAAGGTTTTCTTTCCGGACGGCACGACCAAAAGCGATCTTATCCGGTACTATCTGAAAATCGCCCCGGTAATGTTGCCGCACCTGGAGGGGAGGCCGCTGTCATTCCAGCGGTTTCCTGATGGTGTTGAAGCCGAGGGTTTCTTCCAGAAACAAGCCCCGTCGAGCTATCCGTCCTGGATTACCCGGATTTCGCAAGGACAAAGAGAGATCGTCGACTATGCGTCGGCGGATTCCGCGGCGGACCTGGTTTATTTCGCACAGCAGGCTGTCATCGTCCTGCACACCGCCCTGGCCAGAGGGGACAAGGCGGATTACCCGGACCTGATGATTTTCGATCTTGACCCACAGACCGATTCGTTCGAGCCGGTTCGACAGACAGCCTTTGGGTTCAAGGAATTTCTCGATGACCTCGGCCTGAAAAGTTATCTCAAAGTAACCGGCGGCCGCGGCCTGCACGTAACTGTACCGCTCGATCGTAGCGACAATTTCGAGACAGTCCATAATTTTGCATTGAGGGTTGCCAGGTTTTACCAGAGCCGGCATCCGGATGACACCACCACAGAAATGTCCAAGGCAAAGCGAGGCAACCGGGTGTTCATCGATGTGAACCGCAACCACTTCAGCCAGACTGCCGTAGCCCCTTATTCGGTGCGCGCCAGAAAAACGCCGTCAGTCGCCGCCCCGATCACCTGGGAGGAGCTTGAGAAACCCGGACTCAAACCAGATGGTTATACCATTGGTAATGTTTTCGAATTGTTGAAACGCAGGCCCGACCCCTGGAAGGGCATCTATAAAAAGGGACAATCGGTGAAAGAGGCAACGGGGAAGCTGAAAAAGCTGGAGTCCTAA
- a CDS encoding DUF6612 family protein: MIRSKILSILAGLALIAIIASSCGGNDTASPPPTSNNPVTTTTSSTTNPPTTTPPPTTPAPDVLLKLINTASAGMNTFEGSLSTNMSMNLFGMDMKIDMTGTMAVDKPGKKLFTVITGSSSGFGETVAMNEQMYLINDTMYIKGEVQDSGMDPNTWYKQVLPATDLSAMWTSQDIGSQIQILLDSAALQIVGTESIGGVQCYKLKINPNMDKFMSYLGASGSDLADMGIANAAQAFKQLDVTIWVSTASYLPAKMDMALGLNVDSQGQTMTITMVLSQTFNKVNQPVNITLPTAAQNAVTLPA; encoded by the coding sequence ATGATTAGATCTAAAATCCTTTCTATTTTGGCTGGCCTGGCGTTAATCGCCATCATTGCCTCGTCCTGCGGCGGCAATGACACGGCTTCGCCGCCACCCACCTCCAATAACCCGGTGACGACCACAACCTCGTCGACGACCAATCCGCCGACGACAACCCCGCCTCCGACCACTCCGGCGCCCGATGTCCTGTTGAAGCTGATCAACACCGCTTCAGCCGGAATGAATACGTTCGAAGGCTCACTTTCGACAAACATGTCGATGAACCTTTTTGGCATGGATATGAAGATCGACATGACAGGAACGATGGCGGTAGATAAACCGGGCAAAAAACTGTTCACCGTGATCACCGGTTCCTCCTCGGGATTCGGCGAAACAGTCGCGATGAACGAGCAGATGTATCTGATAAACGATACGATGTACATAAAAGGCGAAGTCCAGGACTCCGGGATGGATCCCAATACCTGGTACAAACAGGTTTTACCTGCAACCGACCTGTCAGCGATGTGGACGTCCCAGGATATCGGAAGTCAGATCCAGATCCTCCTGGACTCGGCAGCCCTGCAGATCGTCGGTACCGAGAGCATCGGGGGAGTCCAGTGCTACAAATTAAAAATCAATCCGAACATGGACAAATTCATGTCCTACCTCGGCGCCTCCGGGAGCGACCTAGCCGATATGGGGATCGCCAATGCCGCCCAGGCGTTCAAGCAGCTGGACGTGACCATCTGGGTCAGCACCGCCAGCTACCTGCCTGCGAAGATGGACATGGCTTTAGGGCTTAACGTAGACAGCCAGGGGCAGACGATGACCATCACTATGGTCTTATCCCAAACCTTCAACAAAGTGAACCAGCCGGTAAACATCACTCTGCCGACTGCGGCCCAGAACGCGGTAACTCTACCAGCCTGA
- the leuS gene encoding leucine--tRNA ligase, which translates to MIDRYEPQEIEKKWQAKWAADNLYHVPDDSPKPKWYALTMFPYTSGDLHIGHWYAMAPSDVYARYKRMMGFDVLHPMGFDAFGFPAENAAIKRGIHPRIWTEKNIENMRKQLKSMGCCYDWDREVVTSRPDYYKWTEWFFLKLYEAGLAYRAKAPVNWCPSCQAVLANEQVIGGGECWRCETQVVRKDLVQWFFKITKYADELKDHEGLDWPERIKIMQRNWVGKSTGAEIEFNLDVPGVAEKKIKVFTTRPDTVYGVTFMVLAPEHPLVEKITTPAQKAAVEAYVDKARRLTEIDRLSTEHEKDGVFTGAYVINQLNGEPVPVWIADYVIWSYGTGAVMAVPAHDERDFAFAKKYKLPVRVVIAPPGYEGGPIPEAYVGEGRMINSAQFNGKPSAEAFDGIIDWMESQGFGKKAVSYKLRDWLISRQRYWGAPIPMIHCDKCGIVPVPEKDLPVLLPEEAEFRPTGESPLKYVESFVNTTCPKCGGPAKRETDTMDTFMCSSWYFLRYCSPHDAKEAFDPEKTKKWMPVDIYTGGADHAVMHLFYSRFFTMALRDMGRLPFGEPFKRLFNQGVITSQHQKMSKSKGNVVNPDKYVGELGADTVRAYLMFVGPWELGGDWNDSGIGGMSRWFNRVWKLALEEYTPTDFGSDADAALTRKTNQVVRKVNQDIDKLQFNTMLAALMDYTNYLATAKDTGKVSIETWNKAIESLTLMLAPTAPHLTEEIWQRLGKPYSIHNQSFPSWDDELAKEPEITLVVQVNGKVRARIQAPADITECQATDLSMSNDRVKEFSAGKTVKSVVYVPGKLVNVVVV; encoded by the coding sequence ATGATCGACAGATACGAGCCCCAGGAAATAGAAAAGAAATGGCAGGCCAAATGGGCCGCCGATAACCTTTACCACGTACCTGATGATTCGCCCAAGCCGAAGTGGTACGCGCTCACCATGTTCCCCTACACCTCCGGCGACCTGCATATCGGCCACTGGTACGCGATGGCCCCCTCCGACGTTTACGCCCGCTACAAGCGGATGATGGGCTTCGATGTCCTGCACCCCATGGGCTTCGACGCCTTCGGTTTCCCGGCGGAGAACGCCGCCATTAAGCGCGGCATCCATCCCCGCATCTGGACGGAGAAGAACATCGAGAACATGCGTAAGCAACTCAAATCCATGGGCTGCTGCTATGACTGGGATCGCGAGGTTGTGACGTCCCGACCCGATTATTACAAATGGACCGAGTGGTTCTTCCTGAAACTGTATGAGGCCGGTCTGGCCTACCGGGCCAAAGCCCCGGTCAACTGGTGTCCATCATGTCAGGCGGTCCTGGCCAATGAGCAGGTTATCGGCGGTGGTGAATGTTGGCGCTGCGAGACTCAGGTGGTCCGCAAGGACCTGGTGCAATGGTTCTTCAAGATCACTAAGTACGCCGACGAACTCAAAGACCATGAAGGATTGGACTGGCCGGAGCGCATCAAGATCATGCAGCGCAACTGGGTAGGCAAGTCCACCGGCGCCGAGATCGAGTTCAACCTGGACGTTCCCGGTGTCGCCGAGAAGAAGATCAAAGTCTTCACCACCCGGCCCGATACCGTTTACGGAGTGACTTTCATGGTACTGGCGCCGGAGCATCCGTTGGTCGAAAAAATCACGACGCCGGCGCAGAAAGCCGCGGTTGAAGCCTATGTTGATAAGGCCCGCCGCCTGACAGAGATCGATCGCCTGTCGACAGAACACGAGAAAGACGGCGTTTTCACCGGCGCATATGTAATCAATCAGCTCAACGGCGAGCCAGTGCCGGTATGGATCGCCGACTATGTTATCTGGAGCTACGGCACCGGAGCTGTCATGGCGGTGCCCGCCCACGACGAACGCGACTTCGCCTTCGCTAAAAAGTATAAGCTGCCCGTCCGCGTGGTTATCGCCCCTCCCGGTTATGAGGGCGGCCCCATCCCCGAAGCCTACGTCGGCGAAGGAAGAATGATCAATTCCGCTCAATTCAACGGCAAACCAAGCGCCGAAGCTTTCGACGGCATCATCGATTGGATGGAATCCCAGGGCTTCGGTAAAAAAGCGGTCAGTTATAAACTCAGGGACTGGCTGATCTCGCGACAGCGCTATTGGGGCGCGCCCATTCCGATGATTCACTGCGATAAATGCGGCATCGTGCCGGTACCCGAAAAAGACCTGCCTGTGCTATTGCCGGAAGAAGCGGAGTTCAGGCCCACGGGTGAGTCGCCGCTCAAGTACGTCGAGAGTTTCGTTAATACGACTTGCCCTAAATGCGGCGGTCCTGCCAAACGCGAAACCGACACAATGGACACTTTCATGTGTTCCAGTTGGTATTTCCTGCGTTATTGCTCGCCGCACGACGCTAAAGAAGCCTTCGACCCGGAGAAAACAAAAAAGTGGATGCCGGTGGATATCTACACCGGCGGCGCCGACCATGCCGTGATGCACCTCTTCTATTCGAGGTTCTTCACTATGGCATTGCGCGACATGGGACGCCTGCCCTTCGGCGAGCCGTTCAAGAGGCTTTTCAACCAGGGCGTCATCACCAGCCAGCATCAGAAGATGTCCAAGAGCAAGGGCAACGTCGTAAATCCGGACAAGTACGTTGGCGAACTCGGCGCCGACACTGTTCGCGCCTACCTCATGTTCGTCGGACCGTGGGAACTAGGCGGTGATTGGAACGATTCCGGCATCGGCGGCATGTCCCGCTGGTTCAACCGCGTCTGGAAACTGGCATTGGAGGAGTACACACCAACAGATTTCGGTTCCGATGCGGACGCGGCTCTTACCCGCAAAACTAACCAGGTCGTTCGCAAAGTGAATCAGGATATCGACAAGCTCCAGTTCAACACCATGCTGGCGGCTCTGATGGACTACACCAACTACCTGGCGACGGCAAAAGATACCGGGAAAGTGTCGATCGAAACCTGGAACAAGGCTATCGAAAGCTTGACGCTGATGCTGGCTCCGACTGCGCCTCACCTAACCGAAGAAATATGGCAGCGCCTGGGTAAACCATATAGCATTCATAATCAGTCATTCCCGTCGTGGGATGACGAATTGGCCAAGGAACCGGAAATCACACTAGTGGTGCAGGTAAACGGCAAAGTACGCGCCCGGATCCAAGCACCTGCTGATATTACCGAGTGCCAGGCTACCGACCTGTCCATGTCCAACGACAGGGTCAAAGAGTTCAGTGCCGGGAAGACGGTCAAAAGCGTGGTCTACGTTCCCGGCAAATTGGTCAACGTCGTCGTCGTATAG
- the proC gene encoding pyrroline-5-carboxylate reductase, with the protein MKIAFIGGGNMGRAMISAIIDKGLAEPEDITVADVKEESREAIVLDLGVFATPSNLAAVKDAEVIILAIKPQNLADVTADLAGKLDSCQLVLSIIAGKKISTLVDGFKHRAVVRVMPNTPAQIGRGMSVWTATEVVSPKQKESTQKILTAMGQELFTPDENDLDKATALSGSGPAYFFLFMEALVDAGVKMGFSPEVARQLVLQTASGSAEYACLSGRDLMELRRMVTSPGGTTAEAIKVFESGDFKGLVNKAVEAALRRAKELGV; encoded by the coding sequence ATGAAAATAGCGTTTATCGGCGGCGGCAACATGGGCCGCGCCATGATCTCTGCCATCATCGATAAGGGGCTGGCTGAGCCCGAAGACATCACCGTCGCCGACGTTAAAGAGGAAAGCCGCGAGGCTATCGTCCTGGACCTCGGCGTTTTTGCGACGCCGTCAAACCTGGCCGCGGTCAAAGATGCCGAAGTGATTATACTGGCTATCAAACCGCAGAACCTGGCAGATGTCACTGCCGACCTTGCCGGAAAGCTCGATAGCTGCCAGTTAGTCTTATCTATTATCGCCGGAAAGAAAATCTCGACTCTGGTCGACGGGTTCAAGCATCGGGCGGTTGTCCGTGTAATGCCCAATACCCCGGCACAGATAGGTAGAGGCATGAGCGTTTGGACTGCCACCGAGGTGGTCAGTCCGAAGCAAAAAGAATCCACCCAAAAGATCCTCACCGCCATGGGGCAAGAGCTGTTCACACCGGATGAGAACGACCTTGACAAGGCCACGGCTCTTTCAGGCAGCGGTCCAGCCTATTTTTTCCTGTTTATGGAAGCCCTCGTCGATGCCGGCGTGAAAATGGGCTTCAGTCCCGAGGTCGCGCGGCAACTGGTGCTCCAGACCGCTTCGGGCTCCGCAGAGTATGCCTGCCTTTCCGGTCGAGACCTGATGGAATTACGACGGATGGTCACCTCGCCCGGTGGCACCACTGCAGAGGCGATCAAGGTATTTGAATCCGGCGATTTCAAGGGTCTGGTGAATAAGGCTGTCGAGGCAGCTTTACGGCGGGCTAAAGAGCTGGGCGTCTAG
- a CDS encoding iron chaperone has translation MEKPKSTDEYIKSFPADIQGILEEIRRVIKGAAPESTEVISYGMPGFKLDNHLLLWFAAFKDHISLFPTSSGVDAFKAKLKEFKVSKGTIQFPLDKPIPYDLIREITGFRVKDPARHGSKY, from the coding sequence ATGGAAAAACCAAAATCGACCGACGAATATATTAAAAGTTTTCCCGCAGATATCCAGGGCATTCTTGAAGAAATCCGCCGGGTCATCAAAGGGGCAGCTCCCGAATCTACAGAGGTTATCAGTTATGGCATGCCGGGATTCAAATTAGATAACCATTTACTCTTATGGTTTGCGGCTTTCAAGGACCATATCAGTCTTTTCCCGACCAGTTCCGGCGTTGACGCTTTCAAGGCAAAATTGAAAGAATTCAAGGTGTCGAAGGGGACGATCCAATTCCCGCTGGATAAGCCGATCCCCTATGATTTAATCCGAGAAATAACCGGGTTCAGGGTGAAGGATCCCGCCAGGCACGGTTCGAAGTATTAA